The following proteins are encoded in a genomic region of Necator americanus strain Aroian chromosome II, whole genome shotgun sequence:
- a CDS encoding hypothetical protein (NECATOR_CHRII.G4757.T1), translating into MFRWNYSFGDRLIGVLHTHTAVFKQKIFDRSHLDAARGQGWRVATEMVAKDDSHDDDGVMGGTTPDPAIYRL; encoded by the exons ATGTTCAGGTGGAATTACAGCTTTGGCGACAG ACTGATAGGTGTTCTCCACACACACACTGCTGTCTTTAAACAAAAG atcttcgaccgctcgcacttggatgcggcgcgtgggcaaggatggcgcgttgcGACTGAAATGGTCGCAAAAGACGATTCTCACGACGATGACGGAGTTATGGGCGGAACTActccggatcccgcaatctacag ACTCTGA